From Terriglobales bacterium, one genomic window encodes:
- a CDS encoding SDR family oxidoreductase, protein MLDYAATKGAIHAFTKSLAQNLVDRGIRVNCVAPGPVWTPLNVADKPAEQAGKHGQDTPMERPAQPEEVAPAYVFFASDADSSYITGEVLTLLGGETAAA, encoded by the coding sequence CTGCTGGATTACGCGGCGACCAAGGGCGCGATTCACGCGTTCACCAAGTCGCTGGCGCAGAACCTGGTGGACCGCGGAATCCGTGTGAACTGCGTTGCGCCGGGTCCGGTGTGGACGCCGCTGAACGTGGCCGACAAGCCGGCGGAACAAGCCGGCAAGCATGGCCAGGACACGCCCATGGAGCGGCCGGCGCAGCCGGAAGAAGTGGCGCCGGCGTACGTGTTCTTTGCGTCGGATGCCGATTCGAGCTACATCACCGGGGAAGTGCTGACGCTGCTGGGAGGAG